Within the Sebastes umbrosus isolate fSebUmb1 chromosome 5, fSebUmb1.pri, whole genome shotgun sequence genome, the region gcttcagtaggcagaacgtttttggcatcattgggcaaaaattccacctttcagcatattgtaattcaagtgttcttgcacctcctcatggctctgttttcaggctttaaaacatatagcctgtgacgggagactttgaccaatcacaggtcatttcagagagagagcgttcctattggctgtgttccggctggtgggcggtgcttgatatttcctcaacttatctcaatatggctgctgcgtcacaaactttctcattttacagctaaacaatacactacaagatgattctgaaaacatctgaggagagaaataggcataacagtaacagaatattgattcatatttgatcagcgctgcctagtttgaccgtttgatgggagtttgtgagtgattgacagctgctcagagacggcaaggctccagctcggctctgattggttgttttcctccggtctgtgaaatcttgcagatgccattaggagcaccagaggacaaagaggcacatgattcttttcacattacctgtctcatgcactactgtcaggatatagtgaccgttttataaaaataacttttcatatttgctccatttctacccactgcagctttaagttcaAGTGTGATGTAGTGGTACTTTAaatgagtatttctattttatgctgCTTCtatttcactacatttcagagggaaatcaagtttttttttcttcattattgttattattattgggGTCATTGAGACAAGTCTGGTAAAAGGTTAGCTAATTGTTTATTCTAAAACAGCAGTTTATTTAAACAAACATATATGAGAGATGtggatgacctctgacctctgtgtatgtgtttgttttgcagccCAGACTCAGATTGATGAGCGTTTGCTGCCTCAGTGGCTCACCGGCCTCATCGCCGTCGcagccttcctcttcctcaccttcGTCGGCTTCCTGGTGAAGAAGGCCTGGTGTGAGAAGCCCAGCAGGTCAGTCAGAGAAGAGcttttaataactttttatttatataactgaATAGACACACATTGCAGGGTTCATttaatgtggtgttttttttaatagtttttgtacAATTTACAGACATATTGATAAAATAATCGTCAGTGTATTTGATAAGTAAAGTAATTGTTAGTTACAGCCTTAAACTGATgaaagaaaatgatgaaaaatcttgaaaaatattagttgtttttctttatggACTTTGTTTTTATGCCACCGCGACAACGTAGGCATTTTTAATAATGCAGTCCAAATAAAGTGCATCTGTCTGCAGGAGGAAGACCACTGTGGAGTTGGTGAAAGAAAATGAATTTGTCGTGACCAACGAAAACACCTACGAGACCAGTCTGGACATGGTCAGGTAGGaccaacaacaaataaatacttcacattatttgttctctctctctctctctctctctctctctctctctctctctctctctctctctctctctctagctaaataaactattttaaaaGCCTCTcagatcagctggaaaatgcatcatcacaaagcagaaaacagggctgtttttctgacaccatgaaaagttgactttttagagatatgTGGTTCTCAAAGGACAGCGATGCTAGGAACATATGAAGATcttatagaatatatataatactagaagtgcactcagCGCAGACCGTTCAGCTTGCACCATCAtccacatgtgtttttgtttatgttgagatcagcagAGCATTATAAAATGACTTCAGGGGAAGTGGTCAGAAAcgaaataaaactcacctaaagcGTCGTCATCACTCTTTGCAACagtcaccaagtgtgctttggtcgaagtaaactgtgatgtcaccatgtTTGATGAGGAAAGCTGGCAGAAGGAGAGAGctgggtgacgcgtcatgaacgtgtcatcagttacactgcacatgtccTACtgtaaagcctgtggtgttaatgcacaggctgagcggagttttttaaaagaattccgaagccggatcataatccggattgccaccaaaatctaatggattgttcattgtgccacactccacccctccaaaaaatttcattcaaatccatcacggacttttggagtaatcctccaaacggacaaaccaacatacaaaccaacaaaccaatgccggtgaaaacataacctccttcctaggcctttggccttggcagaggtaataaTATATGCATTGCTGTAgcttaaactacccaacagtatataaaggggttaaaattagcacaaccatgaacatctacagcagtaaaatacaTCATAcgcattaatgcagcagtaatattaatccaaaaacatcatatataatagtaaatcACTGACAGGGaagattttactgcacaatgagtacttttaccttcagtacttaagtacatgttgctgataatacttttacttaaataaagttttgaatgcaggacttttacttgtagtggagtgttttcacagtgtggtattagtacttttacttcagtaaaggtaCTTCAGTAAAGGAGTACTTCTTCCAACTCTGGACTAAGTTTTAATAACGAAGTGTGTTTGTCCATCAGGAGCAAAGACGATACGAACACTTACGACAACCTGGTGATCGACTACACTGACGACAAAGTTACCGCCATGTGACCGTCCTGCACTGATCCTATGATCCTATTGGCTGTCTCAATGGCGTCCTCACCAACTCTGGACggagacacacaaaacacacacaattctttttttatagaaaacaaaaacacatttaatgttgtctttgttttgttgtaccTGTTGTCCCCAGCGGGTGGAGCTTAGAGTGATGAACTTCAGTTATCATCCATGTTGAATTTACTGAAATATTTCTGACTGCttgatttgtttaattttcattGTACCTTCATATCCTATCATTTATCAGAAATTGTGAGATTATTAGTATTTGTTTATTAGATCTGAGGCTTTAAGTAGATCAATATATTATGtactgtgtttgcatgtttttcaGTCACCTCTTCAGAGCAGTAAACAGGGAAAAGCAGCTCTCTGTCCTGTGATCTTTGTGCTGATTAATAAGTTATCGTTTCTAACAAACTGCTGTGTCGGCTCTCATTACTGATCAATGAAAGAATGACCTGCGATTAATAATTAAACACTCTGACAGTAAAGTCCCATTTTACTGAAAACACTTACACAGTGGAGTGTCTGTGGATAGTTCATGTGTCTGTAATGACAGCAGGACAGTGGAGAGTCTGCGGTTAGTTcaggtgtctgtaataacagcaggacagtggagagtctgtggttagttcaggtgtagggatttggcagtaacaggtttggttattagcaaattcataaataaataataataaaataattaatattaataagaattatcaataaacattaataataaacggggcaccaccctggaatcagggaccaataaccaaaacgttaatatagtctcattaaatatactaaactcTCAATAtggaatgttgattaataattaaatcaataaccaaattagatagtaaaggttgaaggatattggagttcttgacatagcagaggttggcattattcactcttgtacaacattaaacagacaagcatgtatattccacaaacatttatttacaagataataaaggtttaaaacacaatattaatctaactaaataactaaactatacaaaccaaacaaagtgtgtgtgtgtgtgtgtgtgtgtgtgtgagagagagagagagggagagagacaagatggcttcttgtctcaagatgtctgcCTACAGACAAAAgggcgagcactgtaaaactacaaagatggcgggatcaaagatggccaccaacatgtcaccacatggcctctttgttcttcggagcacatgtgctcaggaaggacagagaggggggtgatgtgggggttaagattatctaaagctgtatgtttatgtttaactaattcacagtttatgtatgtgatcttaatgtgtgttagatatgcagtgggttaaaaaaaaggttaatttgcatgcaagaccttgtctatgtgaagcataaactaaacacatcagatgtggcgaagccaccTACCAGAATATCTTAACTaaaaataatatcacaacattaaacatatcaaaacaggtacattctagaaatcaaagttgaacagtcttgctcagccatgtgcaaTTGCTACtgctaaggtaagcccagtacgttaccaatccatggaagaaaagggtttgtaattccatgtgttgaagttgtggttccaagtcaaagatgtcgtctttgctgtgctcAAATCAAGTTGTGCAGATTGGAGGAAGCTGATCGCTCCAATACTTTCTTCCCagcagcttgatagcttgaagttagtAGGTAAAAAGGCAGGCTCTCGCGTCCTGTGCCTTAGACGTTCCTTGTGTTcctatggctgtttcctaacaggccatagatcagagcagcagctcacctccacaggtcaggagagatgaagaggaggtgaagaaagagcagaaagaggaggaacaaagagatTCCTCTGGGTCCACAGCCAATGGCTGCATGACTCAAGGATCCTGAGAAGCGTAGTTCATTGTCTTTGGGTCCATACAcaggtgtctgtaataacagcggaacagtggagagtctgtggttagttcacatgtctgtaataacagtggaacagtggagagtctgtggttagttcacgtgtctgtaataacagtggaacagtggagagtctgtggttagttcacatgtctgtaataacagtggaacagtggagagtctgtggttagttcacatgtctgtaataacagtggaacagtggagagtctgtggttagttcacgtgtctgtaataacagcgggacagtggagagtctgcggttagttcaggtgtctgtaataacagcgggacagtggagagtctgtggttagttcacgtgtctgtaataacagtggaacagtggagagtctgtggttagttcacatgtctgtaataacagtgGAACAGTGGAGAGTCTGTTGTTAGTTCACGTGTCTGTAATAACATCGAGACAGTGTAGAGTCTGTGGTTAGTTGAAGTCTATGTAATAACAGTGGGACAGTGGaaagtctgtggttagttcacgtgtctgtaataacagcggGACAGTGGAGAGTCTGCGGTTAGTTCAGGTGTCTATAATAACAGCTGAACTAACCACAGGCTCTCCACTGTTCAGTGGAGAGCCTGTGGTTAGTTCAGCTGTCTGAAATAACAGCGGGACATTGGAGAGTCTGCGGTTAGTTCACGTGTCTGTAATAAAAGTGGGACAGTGGGACAGTGGAGAGTCTGGTTAGTTcaggtgtctgtaataacagtgTGATATTGGAGAGTCCGCGGTTAGTTCAGGTGTCTGTAATAATAGTGGGACAGTGGAGAGTCTGTGGTTAGTTAaggtgtctgtaataacagcggGACAGTGTAGAGTCTGCGGTTAGTTcaggtgtctgtaataacagtgGGACAGTGGAGAGTCAGTGGTTAGTTCACGTGTCTGTAAAAACAGCGGGACAGTCGagagtctgtggttagttcacgtgtctgtaataacagtgggacagtggagagtctgtggttagttcaagTCTCTGTAATAACAGTGGGACAGTGGagagtctgtggttagttcaggtgtctgtaataacagcagaacagtggagagtctgtggttagttcaactgtctgtaataacagcggGACAGTGGAGAGTCTGCGGTTAGTTCACGTGTCTGTCATAACAGTGGGACAGTGGagagtctgtggttagttcaggtgtctgtaataacagcgggacagtggagagtctgtggttagttcaagtgtctgtaataacagcgggacagtggagagtctgtggttagttcaggtgtttGTAATAACAGCGGGACAGTGGagagtctgtggttagttcaagtctctgtaataacagcgggacagtggagagtctgtggttagttcaggtgTCCGTAATAACAGTGGGACAGTGGAGAGTCTGTGTTTAGTTCACGTGTCTGTAATAAAAGCGGCACATAGGagagtctgtggttagttcaacTGTATGTAATAAAAGCGGCACATTGGagagtctgtggttagttcaactgtctgtaataacagcggGACAGTggagtgtctgtggttagttcaagcctctgtaataacagcgggacagtggagagtctgtggttagttcacctgtctgtaataacagcggGACAGTGGAGaatctgtggttagttcaggtgtctgtaataacagcggGACAGTGTAGAGTCTGCGGTTAGTTcaggtgtctgtaataacagtgGGACAGTGGAGAGTCAGTGGTTAGTTCACCTGTCTGTAAAAACAGTGGGACAGTCGagagtctgtggttagttcacgtgtctgtaataacagtgggacagtggagagtctgtggttagttcaagTCTCTGTAATAACAGTGGGACAGTGGagagtctgtggttagttcaggtgtctgtaataacagcagaacagtggagagtctgtggttagttcaactgtctgtaataacagcggGACAGTGGAGAGTCTGCGGTTAGTTCACGTGTCTGTCATAACAGTGGGACAGTGGagagtctgtggttagttcaggtgtctgtaataacagcgggacagtggagagtctgtggttagttcaggtgtctgtaataacagcgggacagtggagagtctgtggttagttcaagtgtctgtaataacagcgggacagtggagagtctgtggttagttcagatGTCTGTAAAAACAGTGGGACTGTGGAGAGTATGTGGTTAGTTcaggtgtctgtaataacagcgggacagtggagagtctgtggttagttcaagtgtctgtaataacagcgggacagtggagagtctgtggttagttcaggtgtctgtaataacagcgggacagtggagagtctgtggttagttcaagtctctgtaataacagcgggacagtggagagtctgtggttagttcaggtgTCCGTAATAACAGTGGGACAGTGGGACAGTGGAGAGTCTGTGTTTAGTTCACGTGTCTGTAATAAAAGCGGCACATTGGagagtctgtggttagttcaacTGTCTGTAATAAAAGCGGCACATTGGagagtctgtggttagttcaactgtctgtaataacagcggGACAGTggagtgtctgtggttagttcaagCCTCTGTAATAACAGCGGGACAGTCGagagtctgtggttagttcacgtgtctgtaataacagtgggacagtggagagtctgtggttagttcaagTCTCTGTAATAACAGTGGGACAGTGGagagtctgtggttagttcaggtgtctgtaataacagcagaacagtggagagtctgtggttagttcaactgtctgtaataacagcgggacagtggagagtctgtggttagttcacatGTCTGTCATAACAGTGGGACAGTGGagagtctgtggttagttcaggtgtctgtaataacagcgggacagtggagagtctgtggttagttcaagtgtctgtaataacagcgggacagtggagagtctgtggttagttcagatGTCTGTAAAAACAGTGGGACTGTGGAGAGTATGTGGTTAGTTcaggtgtctgtaataacagcgggacagtggagagtctgtggttagttcaagtgtctgtaataacagcgggacagtggagagtctgtggttagttcaggtgTCCGTAATAACAGTGGGACAGTGGGACAGTGGAGAGTCTGTGTTTAGTTCACGTGTCTGTAATAAAAGCAGCACATTGGAGAGTCTGTGGTTAGGTCAGGTGTCTGTAACAACAGCGGGACAGTGGagagtctgtggttagttcaagtctctgtaataacagcgggacagtggagagtctgtggttagttcaggtgTCCGTAATAACAGTGGGACAGTGGGACAGTGGAGAGTCTGTGTTTAGTTCACGTGTCTGTAATAAAAGCGGCACATTGGagagtctgtggttagttcaacTGTCTGTAATAAAAGCGGCACATTGGagagtctgtggttagttcaactgtctgtaataacagcggGACAGTggagtgtctgtggttagttcaagcctctgtaataacagcgggacagtggagagtctgtggttagttcacctgtctgtaataacagcgggacagtggagagtctgtggttagttcaggtgtctgtaataacagcggGACAGTCGAGAGTCTGTGGTTATTTCAAGTctctgtaataacagcaggacagtggagagtctgtggttagttcaggtgtctgtaataacagtaggacagtggagagtctgtggttagttcaggtgtctgtaataacagcggGACAGTggagtgtctgtggttagttcaggtgtctgtaataacagtgGGAAATTGGagagtctgtggttagttcacgTGTCGGTAATAACAGTGGGACAGTGGAGAGTCAGCCAACCCTCACCTTTGTCCTAGATGTCCCTCGAGAGTCTACCCATCAGAAACCTGTAGAGGACAACACAGACAGGTTTCATACAGACTGTGACCTCTCACACCTGTACCGGACTATACACacctgaagaaaaaacaaagagattCAAATTCAGGAGACTCCAGCGAAGTAGATGTGCTCtctttacattttaataaaacacgGATCAAACAGAGTTGACATcagaacagacagaaagatCATTCACAACGGGTTTCACATCAGCTGTCAGAGTCCCAGCAGAGCCAACAGAGAGTCTTTTTGGATCAATTTCAAATGGGGACTGATCAGTTTGGGGACGTCAGGTGATGGACTTTGGGTCTGGAGGGGCTGagctgcaggttttttttaggATGTTAGATTTGAgctgtttcattatttttatattcttacAAGTTTCTGATTCACAACTTGTCCCATTTCTGCTCTTTCCTCAAGCCGTAATCCCTGAACAAATACTCCCATTAGAGCCCGACtgatacattatatattatatattatcttCTCCCAGAACTCTCAGTATCAGTGTAGGATTATATATGGTCTGGTCAGTAACAGTAAATGTCAGCAGACAAATGTTTGAGGTATCCAGTACagagtttgtccaccagagagtgCTGACAGGCTGatttttttacactgtaaaatggCCCAAACAAGAGCCACGACTCTTCAAGAACCACATTACACACATCTTTATCAAATATATGCATCTCATGTGGTTGAATGCTCTGGGAAAAGCTACCCAGATGATCTTGGTTACAATTATTTCACAAAAC harbors:
- the pdzk1ip1 gene encoding PDZK1-interacting protein 1, translating into MGQLSAVISGLLLSVGAVTAQRAQTQIDERLLPQWLTGLIAVAAFLFLTFVGFLVKKAWCEKPSRRKTTVELVKENEFVVTNENTYETSLDMVRSKDDTNTYDNLVIDYTDDKVTAM